The following proteins come from a genomic window of Phacochoerus africanus isolate WHEZ1 chromosome 9, ROS_Pafr_v1, whole genome shotgun sequence:
- the PPCDC gene encoding phosphopantothenoylcysteine decarboxylase isoform X2: MEPSSSKLPGPEVTRPHMESRATCSAAAPLERQFRVLIGVTGSVAALKLPLLVSRLLDIPGMWKCRSDPVLHIDLRRWADLMLVAPLDANTLGKVASGICDNLLTCVIRAWDRSKPLLFCPAMNTAMWEHPLTEQQVGQLKAFGYVEIPCVAKKLVCGDQGLGAMAEVGTIVDKVKEVLFQHGGFQQS; the protein is encoded by the exons ATGGAGCCCAGTTCTAGCAAGCTTCCAGGACCCGAAGTCACCAGACCCCACATGGAATCAAGGGCCACATGTTCGGCTGCTGCTCCCTTGGAGAGACAGTTCCGAGTTCTCATAGGTGTTACTGGGAGTGTTGCAGCCTTGAAGTTGCCTCTTCTAGTGTCAAGACTTTTGGATATTCCTGGC ATGTGGAAGTGCCGATCTGATCCAGTTCTCCACATTGACCTGCGGAGATGGGCAGACCTCATGCTGGTGGCTCCTCTTGATGCCAACACTCTGGGGAAGGTGGCCAGTGGCATCTGTGACAACTTGCTT ACCTGTGTCATCCGGGCCTGGGACCGCAGCAAGCCCCTGCTCTTCTGCCCAGCAATGAACACTGCCATGTGGGAGCACCCCCTCACTGAGCAGCAGGTGGGCCAGCTCAAGGCCTTCGGCTATGTCGAGATCCCCTGTGTGGCCAAGAAGCTGGTCTGTGGAGACCAAG GTCTGGGGGCCATGGCTGAGGTGGGCACCATTGTGGACAAAGTGAAAGAAGTCCTCTTCCAGCACGGTGGCTTCCAGCAGAGTTGA
- the PPCDC gene encoding phosphopantothenoylcysteine decarboxylase isoform X1, which translates to MEPSSSKLPGPEVTRPHMESRATCSAAAPLERQFRVLIGVTGSVAALKLPLLVSRLLDIPGLEVAVVTTERAKHFYNPQDVPVTLYSDADEWEMWKCRSDPVLHIDLRRWADLMLVAPLDANTLGKVASGICDNLLTCVIRAWDRSKPLLFCPAMNTAMWEHPLTEQQVGQLKAFGYVEIPCVAKKLVCGDQGLGAMAEVGTIVDKVKEVLFQHGGFQQS; encoded by the exons ATGGAGCCCAGTTCTAGCAAGCTTCCAGGACCCGAAGTCACCAGACCCCACATGGAATCAAGGGCCACATGTTCGGCTGCTGCTCCCTTGGAGAGACAGTTCCGAGTTCTCATAGGTGTTACTGGGAGTGTTGCAGCCTTGAAGTTGCCTCTTCTAGTGTCAAGACTTTTGGATATTCCTGGC CTAGAAGTAGCAGTGGTCACAACTGAGAGGGCTAAACATTTCTACAACCCCCAGGATGTTCCTGTCACCCTCTACAGCGACGCTGATGAATGGGAG ATGTGGAAGTGCCGATCTGATCCAGTTCTCCACATTGACCTGCGGAGATGGGCAGACCTCATGCTGGTGGCTCCTCTTGATGCCAACACTCTGGGGAAGGTGGCCAGTGGCATCTGTGACAACTTGCTT ACCTGTGTCATCCGGGCCTGGGACCGCAGCAAGCCCCTGCTCTTCTGCCCAGCAATGAACACTGCCATGTGGGAGCACCCCCTCACTGAGCAGCAGGTGGGCCAGCTCAAGGCCTTCGGCTATGTCGAGATCCCCTGTGTGGCCAAGAAGCTGGTCTGTGGAGACCAAG GTCTGGGGGCCATGGCTGAGGTGGGCACCATTGTGGACAAAGTGAAAGAAGTCCTCTTCCAGCACGGTGGCTTCCAGCAGAGTTGA